Proteins encoded by one window of Nitrospira sp.:
- a CDS encoding efflux RND transporter permease subunit: protein MPHDTTRTSFTDVFIKHPVLAIVVNLVILLAGWRAMTSLPVQQYPTIENSLVVITTLYYGAGAETIRGFISTPIERVVSAISGVDYVESTSRAGVSTVTVHLKLNHSSTAALAEVTARLQQVRSELPPEAEPAVIEIQRADRPYASFYLSFSSTERPVPAVTDWLLRTLQPQLATLPGVQRVTFEGERQVAMRIWIDPDRLAALNLSPGDVQGALRRNNYLAAVGRTKGNQVQVNLLANTDLRSTAEFEELIVADRNGAIVRLKDVARIEREAEEATIIAKYDETEGVYLGIWSVPGANEIDVGHRLRDEIERIRPTLPSDIDMKLVWDGTMFIRNALTEITKTLSETILIVALVVFLFMGSVRTAIVPLVAIPISLIGTALFMAAFGFSLNLLTLLAIVLSVGLVVDDAIVVVENVERHVRLGQSRIEAAQAAARELLGPIIAMTITLATVYAPIGFQGGLTGSLFLEFAITLAVAVVLSGVVAITLSPVMSSRFVHPRGKEGRLTAFVNRRFEEARGIYARLLDSTLTMRWGVVVAALLIVLAAWPLYHFSRQELAPVEDQNHISLFFEASPDSTVQATNRQHFRIVNALTAIPGADYTWSLTTAWGGFGGVVAKDWHDRARSTEEMYDDVFGAVSQIPGLRVFPRLDPPLPTPGQYDVELIVQSDAPAEQMLEAVGSVLGAGWQSGKFLYVDTDLKIDLPQARVVLDRERLADLGFDLAGVGRELGTMLGGGYVNRFNYFDRSYKVIPQLGDKDRATVDPLLDLKIKTPGGQLVPVSTFTHIETSTAPRALNRFQQRNAVRIFGGLKPGFTKEEGLRVLETAAASSGPRVVMDYAGESRQLRQEGAALTVTLGFAVVLIYLVLAAQFKSFRDPLIVLLGSVPLAMSGALVVSFLDLTTINIYSQVGLITLVGLIAKNGILIVEFANQLQARGYSRLTAVREASLTRLRPVLMTSAATVFGHLPLVLAMGPGAAARNSIGMVLVTGMTVGTIFTLFVVPVFYSLIAAEHSPLEPSDAREESPLLLARAEV from the coding sequence ATGCCGCACGACACGACCCGAACATCGTTCACCGACGTCTTCATCAAACATCCTGTGTTGGCCATCGTCGTCAACCTGGTCATCCTCCTTGCCGGTTGGCGCGCGATGACATCACTCCCGGTCCAGCAGTATCCCACGATCGAAAACTCGTTGGTCGTCATCACCACCCTCTACTACGGCGCCGGCGCCGAAACTATTCGTGGGTTCATCAGTACGCCGATCGAACGGGTCGTCTCGGCAATCAGCGGTGTCGACTATGTCGAATCGACCAGCCGCGCTGGAGTCAGCACCGTGACCGTCCATCTCAAATTAAACCACAGCAGTACGGCAGCACTGGCAGAGGTCACCGCACGACTCCAGCAGGTACGATCGGAACTGCCTCCGGAAGCCGAGCCAGCGGTGATCGAGATCCAGCGAGCCGATCGACCCTACGCCTCGTTCTACTTGAGTTTTAGTTCGACGGAGCGTCCGGTCCCCGCCGTCACTGATTGGCTGCTACGCACGTTACAACCCCAGCTCGCAACGTTACCCGGCGTCCAACGAGTCACGTTCGAAGGGGAGCGACAGGTCGCCATGCGTATTTGGATCGACCCTGACCGACTCGCGGCCCTCAACCTCTCGCCCGGCGACGTCCAGGGCGCGCTGCGTCGAAACAACTATTTGGCGGCGGTCGGCCGCACAAAAGGCAATCAGGTCCAGGTCAACTTGCTTGCCAACACCGATCTTCGTTCCACGGCTGAATTTGAGGAGCTGATCGTCGCCGATCGGAACGGGGCCATCGTGCGGCTCAAGGACGTCGCGCGAATCGAACGGGAAGCCGAAGAAGCCACGATCATTGCGAAGTACGATGAGACGGAAGGCGTGTATCTCGGCATCTGGTCGGTGCCCGGCGCGAACGAAATCGACGTCGGACACCGGCTACGCGACGAGATCGAACGTATCCGGCCGACCCTCCCGAGCGATATCGACATGAAACTCGTCTGGGACGGCACGATGTTCATCCGGAACGCCCTGACGGAAATCACCAAAACGTTATCCGAAACGATCCTGATCGTCGCCCTCGTGGTGTTCCTGTTCATGGGATCGGTCCGCACGGCCATTGTGCCGCTCGTGGCCATCCCGATATCGTTGATCGGAACCGCCCTCTTCATGGCCGCGTTCGGATTCAGCCTGAATCTTCTCACCCTGCTCGCCATCGTGCTGTCCGTCGGTCTCGTGGTAGACGATGCCATCGTGGTCGTTGAGAACGTGGAACGGCATGTGCGTCTGGGCCAATCTCGAATCGAGGCCGCGCAAGCCGCCGCCCGGGAGCTGCTGGGCCCGATCATTGCGATGACGATCACGCTCGCGACCGTCTATGCCCCCATCGGCTTCCAAGGCGGGCTAACTGGTTCCTTATTCCTGGAGTTTGCGATCACACTGGCCGTGGCCGTCGTGCTCTCCGGTGTCGTCGCGATCACGCTGTCGCCGGTGATGAGCTCGCGATTCGTCCATCCGCGAGGCAAAGAAGGTCGCTTAACGGCATTCGTCAATCGGCGCTTCGAGGAAGCGCGCGGGATCTACGCCAGGCTCCTCGACAGCACTCTCACTATGCGGTGGGGGGTTGTGGTGGCCGCGCTCCTGATCGTGCTCGCAGCCTGGCCGCTCTATCACTTCTCACGTCAAGAGTTGGCTCCCGTAGAAGATCAGAACCACATCAGCCTCTTCTTCGAAGCGTCGCCGGACTCCACGGTCCAGGCCACCAACCGGCAACACTTCCGGATCGTCAACGCCCTCACGGCCATCCCTGGGGCGGACTACACCTGGTCGCTCACCACGGCATGGGGCGGCTTCGGCGGCGTAGTCGCGAAGGATTGGCACGATCGCGCTCGCTCGACCGAGGAGATGTACGACGACGTGTTCGGCGCGGTGTCGCAAATACCGGGACTCCGTGTATTCCCCAGACTAGACCCGCCGCTCCCCACCCCTGGTCAGTACGACGTGGAGTTGATCGTGCAGAGCGATGCACCGGCCGAACAGATGCTTGAAGCAGTCGGGTCCGTCCTGGGCGCAGGCTGGCAGAGCGGCAAGTTCTTGTATGTGGACACCGACCTCAAAATCGACCTCCCCCAAGCCCGCGTCGTGTTAGATCGTGAGCGGCTCGCGGATTTGGGATTCGACCTGGCTGGAGTCGGTCGTGAGCTGGGCACGATGCTCGGCGGCGGGTACGTCAACCGGTTCAACTACTTCGACCGCAGCTACAAGGTCATTCCTCAACTCGGGGACAAGGATCGCGCAACGGTCGATCCACTGCTTGATCTCAAAATCAAGACACCGGGCGGCCAATTGGTTCCGGTGTCGACATTCACCCATATCGAAACAAGCACTGCGCCGCGCGCATTGAATCGCTTCCAGCAGCGCAACGCCGTCCGCATCTTCGGAGGTCTAAAACCCGGCTTCACCAAGGAAGAGGGGCTCCGTGTGCTTGAAACCGCGGCAGCCTCAAGTGGCCCGCGCGTGGTCATGGACTATGCCGGCGAGTCACGGCAACTCCGCCAGGAAGGAGCGGCGCTCACCGTCACGCTTGGCTTCGCGGTAGTCCTGATCTATTTGGTACTGGCGGCTCAGTTCAAGAGCTTCCGCGATCCCTTGATCGTCTTGCTAGGCTCGGTCCCACTTGCAATGTCCGGCGCCCTGGTGGTGAGTTTTCTCGATCTCACCACAATCAATATTTACTCCCAAGTCGGGCTGATCACGCTGGTGGGATTGATCGCCAAAAACGGCATCCTCATCGTGGAGTTCGCCAATCAACTGCAGGCTCGCGGATACTCTCGGCTGACGGCGGTGCGCGAGGCCTCGCTGACGAGACTGCGGCCGGTGCTGATGACCTCAGCTGCCACTGTCTTTGGTCACCTCCCCCTCGTCTTGGCGATGGGTCCCGGTGCGGCAGCCCGTAACAGTATCGGCATGGTGTTGGTCACCGGCATGACCGTCGGCACGATTTTCACCCTCTTCGTCGTACCCGTTTTTTATTCGCTGATTGCCGCAGAACATTCACCGCTGGAACCGAGCGACGCACGAGAAGAATCGCCGCTGCTGCTGGCAAGGGCCGAAGTCTAA
- a CDS encoding efflux RND transporter periplasmic adaptor subunit, with translation MNRQNWLGSVLLVSLVLLIGIGLGAWKYESIQGEQATSANQPEPMESVTIAVARAIDHRQTTTSIGTVLALRSITLKNELAGTVREVRLTPGQIVEAGTLLVALDVSVEEAELRAQEAQVALAKTVLNRRQHLSQEFATTQEEVDRARADLDVAQAQIARTKAIIAKKTIRAPFRARVGIADVHPGQYLDEGTLLTTLQGVSEAVHVDFTVAQQVAAGLRAGESVEIFAASDSSAIVAKIVALDARVDPTTRNAMIRARIEGTRNVPSPGASVRVRVPVGPPRTVVAIPVSALRKGPGGDQVFIVAPSNDGRNRVHTRQVESGPMIGDEIVIHAGLTAGEHIAAVGSFKLRDGILVAVAESVGKNSKETHEAGTP, from the coding sequence ATGAATCGTCAGAATTGGCTCGGGTCAGTCTTACTTGTTTCGCTTGTGCTCCTGATCGGTATCGGTCTGGGCGCGTGGAAATACGAATCCATCCAGGGCGAACAGGCGACCTCGGCGAATCAGCCGGAGCCGATGGAGTCCGTGACCATCGCTGTCGCACGAGCCATCGACCATCGCCAGACCACAACCTCGATCGGAACGGTCCTCGCCCTCCGTTCAATTACGCTGAAGAACGAACTGGCAGGAACAGTCCGCGAAGTCAGGCTCACACCCGGACAGATTGTCGAAGCAGGCACACTACTCGTCGCACTCGATGTCTCGGTCGAAGAAGCTGAACTTCGGGCACAAGAGGCCCAGGTCGCGCTCGCCAAGACCGTCCTCAATCGCCGACAACACCTCAGCCAGGAATTCGCGACCACTCAAGAAGAAGTCGATCGAGCGCGCGCAGACTTGGATGTGGCACAGGCCCAGATTGCACGCACCAAGGCGATCATTGCCAAAAAGACGATCCGCGCCCCCTTCCGTGCGAGGGTAGGCATCGCGGACGTCCATCCCGGTCAGTACTTGGATGAAGGAACATTGCTGACAACACTTCAGGGCGTGAGCGAGGCTGTGCATGTGGACTTCACGGTCGCCCAGCAGGTCGCGGCTGGATTACGGGCCGGCGAATCCGTCGAGATATTTGCAGCCAGTGATTCTTCCGCTATCGTGGCCAAGATTGTCGCGCTTGACGCCCGCGTTGATCCGACCACTCGGAACGCCATGATCCGTGCCAGAATCGAAGGCACCCGCAATGTCCCATCACCCGGAGCGTCGGTACGCGTCCGGGTTCCGGTTGGTCCTCCGCGTACAGTCGTCGCCATCCCGGTCAGCGCGTTGCGCAAGGGACCTGGAGGCGACCAGGTGTTTATCGTTGCACCAAGCAACGATGGCCGCAACCGAGTCCATACCCGCCAGGTTGAAAGCGGCCCCATGATCGGCGACGAGATTGTGATCCATGCTGGTCTGACGGCAGGTGAGCACATCGCCGCCGTGGGCTCGTTTAAGCTTCGTGACGGAATCCTCGTGGCAGTCGCTGAATCTGTCGGGAAGAACTCAAAAGAAACTCACGAGGCCGGGACGCCCTAA
- a CDS encoding winged helix-turn-helix transcriptional regulator, with protein MVHVLRRSCGNRVPNSEAPRLQIAVPSDRLLRPSFLLPSFFLTPYSCICNYMVSEVPVMKHNKDILEQIGCECLLSRARVLTRVLTGIYDNELRSYGLKATQLNLLVVVARIGPVRRIDIGKRLHLDPSTLTRNLKIMLTNGWIEERIDGEDGRGSPLQVTAKGRDLLNQIVPSWQKAQDRARTLIGDEGETLLKSLGASKFGFPTR; from the coding sequence ATGGTCCATGTATTACGACGGTCTTGTGGGAACAGGGTACCAAATTCTGAGGCTCCTAGACTTCAGATCGCAGTGCCATCGGACCGTCTGCTCCGCCCCTCTTTCTTACTCCCAAGTTTTTTCTTGACGCCATATAGTTGCATATGCAACTATATGGTCAGTGAGGTACCAGTCATGAAACACAATAAAGATATTCTTGAACAGATAGGATGTGAGTGTCTGTTGAGTCGTGCACGTGTACTCACACGTGTTCTCACAGGGATCTACGATAATGAATTACGTTCCTATGGTCTGAAAGCAACACAACTTAATCTCCTGGTCGTTGTGGCCAGAATCGGCCCCGTTCGACGTATCGACATTGGAAAGCGTCTTCACCTCGATCCATCAACGCTGACCCGTAATCTCAAGATAATGCTGACCAATGGTTGGATAGAAGAGCGTATCGATGGAGAAGACGGTCGAGGCTCGCCGTTGCAGGTCACTGCAAAAGGTCGTGATCTTCTGAATCAAATCGTTCCGTCTTGGCAAAAGGCGCAGGATCGTGCGCGAACGCTGATCGGGGATGAGGGTGAGACACTGTTAAAAAGCCTCGGAGCCAGCAAGTTCGGATTTCCGACGAGGTAG
- a CDS encoding efflux RND transporter periplasmic adaptor subunit — MMFLGCTPQDKQPHQIVRPVKVVRIGDEAAAGVMSFAGEVRARYETTLAFRVSGKMIDRLVEVGDRVHKGQRLARLDSNDYQLGRDALNAQLKSARAEQDFARDDLTRYRELLNERVISPAEFDRHDTAYITARERVAVLHAQLNQATNQLQYTDLLADRDGVVTALEAEIGEVVTAGQPIVKLARLDEKEIHIDIPEQRVAEIELHQKVRVTLWASGDKQIQARIREIAAAADPASRTYRVKATVLEGQDEVRLGKTATVWIPVTTSPRLAVPLSAVFTPQNEPERPRVWLVNEEASTVRSVPVQLGESLDGEHIVVAGVRSGQLVVSAGVQRLAEGQAVRLPEQVAGSKEDRP, encoded by the coding sequence ATGATGTTTCTTGGGTGCACCCCTCAAGACAAACAACCACATCAGATTGTACGGCCCGTGAAGGTCGTACGAATCGGCGATGAGGCTGCCGCAGGGGTGATGAGTTTCGCTGGGGAAGTACGGGCACGATACGAAACGACCTTAGCCTTCCGGGTATCCGGCAAAATGATTGACCGTCTCGTTGAGGTGGGTGATCGCGTGCACAAAGGTCAGCGCTTAGCGAGGCTTGATTCCAACGATTATCAACTTGGAAGGGACGCGCTGAACGCCCAGCTCAAATCCGCTCGAGCGGAACAGGATTTTGCGCGGGATGATCTGACTCGTTACCGCGAACTCCTCAACGAGCGGGTCATTAGTCCAGCCGAGTTCGACCGGCATGACACCGCATACATCACCGCGCGAGAACGGGTAGCAGTGCTGCACGCACAACTGAACCAAGCGACCAACCAATTACAGTACACCGATCTGCTGGCGGATCGGGACGGGGTGGTGACCGCACTGGAAGCCGAGATCGGAGAGGTAGTGACCGCCGGTCAGCCGATCGTCAAGCTGGCCCGGCTTGATGAGAAGGAAATCCATATCGATATTCCCGAGCAGCGCGTGGCGGAAATCGAACTCCATCAGAAAGTCCGCGTGACTTTGTGGGCCAGCGGCGACAAACAAATCCAGGCTCGTATACGCGAGATCGCGGCAGCGGCCGACCCGGCCAGCCGCACCTATCGCGTCAAGGCGACCGTGCTTGAGGGACAGGATGAAGTACGACTTGGGAAGACAGCGACGGTGTGGATTCCTGTAACAACATCGCCTCGTCTCGCTGTACCGCTCTCGGCCGTATTCACCCCTCAGAATGAGCCTGAGCGCCCGCGTGTGTGGTTGGTGAACGAAGAGGCAAGCACGGTCAGATCCGTACCGGTTCAGCTGGGCGAGTCCCTGGACGGAGAGCACATCGTCGTCGCGGGAGTCCGGTCCGGACAATTGGTCGTCAGTGCCGGGGTCCAACGCCTGGCTGAGGGACAGGCGGTGCGCTTGCCGGAACAGGTCGCAGGCAGCAAGGAGGATCGGCCATGA